Proteins encoded within one genomic window of Thunnus maccoyii chromosome 22, fThuMac1.1, whole genome shotgun sequence:
- the LOC121889659 gene encoding protein phosphatase 1K, mitochondrial-like, giving the protein MSSTVLLNLLRCGRSTITRQTFLTVRSSAESSTASGQMGGTLFGVVGVRQASGSTRFDSDGSGRPVTWDSFGIWDNRIEEPVLLPSSIKYGKPIPQVSLSRVGSTSVLGLRKQNEDRLRVARIHDNLLYFAVFDGHGGPHAADYCYTFMEKFIRDALEEEDDLEKVLKKAFLDADKALFKHLSYFNNPSFLTAGTTATVALLRDGVELVVGSAGDSRALLCRKGQAVKLTKDHTPDREDERQRIRKFGGFVTWNSVGQANVNGRLAMTRSIGDFHLKTSGVIADPDTRQLNIHHADDAFLALTTDGINFLLSDQEICDVITQCHDPTEGAEVIAEQALQYGSEDNATIIVVPFGAWGKHQSSTAAYSMIRNFASSGRWA; this is encoded by the exons ATGTCGTCTACAGTGCTGCTCAATCTGCTGCGTTGTGGTCGCTCCACCATCACCAGGCAGACCTTCCTCACCGTACGCTCCTCAGCAGAAAGCTCCACAGCTTCCGGGCag ATGGGCGGGACATTGTTCGGGGTGGTGGGCGTGCGGCAGGCCAGTGGGTCGACCCGCTTTGACAGTGACGGCAGCGGCCGGCCGGTCACCTGGGACTCATTTGGTATCTGGGACAACAGGATAGAAGAACCAGTCCTCCTGCCCTCCAGTATCAAATATGGAAAACCCATTCCACAG gtcagtCTTTCCCGGGTCGGCAGCACGTCTGTTTTGGGTCTCAGGAAGCAGAACGAGGACCGTCTCCGTGTTGCCCGTATCCATGACAACCTGCTATACTTTGCCGTGTTCGACGGCCACGGCGGCCCGCACGCTGCCGACTACTGCTACACCTTCATGGAGAAATTTATCAG AGATGctttggaggaggaggatgatctGGAGAAAGTTTTGAAGAAAGCCTTTCTGGATGCTGACAAAGCTCTATTCAAACACCTCAGCTATTTCAACAACC cctccttCCTAACAGCCGGCACCACGGCAACGGTTGCTCTGTTACGGGACGGCGTGGAGCTGGTTGTCGGGAGCGCCGGTGACAGTCGGGCGCTGCTGTGCAGGAAAGGACAAGCAGTGAAGCTGACCAAAGACCACACACCTGACCGTGAGGACGAGAGACAACG GATCCGGAAGTTTGGTGGCTTCGTGACGTGGAACAGTGTGGGTCAGGCTAACGTTAATGGGCGGCTCGCCATGACTCGCAGCATTGGAGACTTCCACCTGAAAACCAGCGGCGTCATTGCTGACCCAGACACGCGGCAGCTCAAC atcCATCACGCCGATGACGCTTTCCTGGCTCTGACCACCGACGGCATCAACTTCCTGCTGAGTGATCAGGagatctgtgatgtcatcacacaGTGCCATGACCCCACAGAGGGTGCAGAAGTCATTGCTGAGCAG gCGCTTCAGTACGGCTCAGAGGACAACGCCACCATCATTGTCGTCCCATTCGGCGCCTGGGGGAAACACCAGAGCTCCACCGCCGCCTACAGCATGATCAGGAACTTTGCTTCAAGTGGGAGATGGGCgtag
- the LOC121889587 gene encoding G protein-regulated inducer of neurite outgrowth 1-like isoform X2, whose product MKQLPRTGLSGSKDDHLKNADTSAKPSPDPKASSNSSKPGPVRSSSKSALADLSTSLTLSPRPGSASRSPGSGPDKGLSCGPNKEVQKSPGFAPGSSVTSSPLGPLATSSPKTRTTVALTTRGGSTPEPAAVGSVGVEISSTPHNTSLTRGLTFDSITKTSVKTGAAVKEEHLKLPATKVAAAGGLAISQGAVQGVDVTDNQGWSPGDTSVLCTLLSKPGHLGDPNAITASSNIPSSRAMGAESKKEEKIMQESGKQKDGLGSSLSPSSPLPPPSTHPASSKSNREAATMTEPTQKLHLQEVEQREVGVQVEVESVERSASTSPTLHRGAPTSSLIGSSSCQSDSLTSPMVPSLFVVPADQPPLQHVCKIDIEMYSQSVLPSVVTDKAKSLPACLRTYSFEQSPTLASELHLGQKQDRDASADSIWEDEEEEEEEKAREQNKEEEDKEERDDMVKPQEVAWDEQGMTWEVYGASVDLESLGTAIQSHLESKIREQKKHIRTLRMSICSDSSLRGCKVKNKRKRRAGILGCCRKAPAVAD is encoded by the exons ATGAAACAGCTTCCAAG AACTGGTCTATCAGGGTCCAAAGACGACCACCTCAAGAATGCAGACACCAGTGCTAAGCCCAGCCCAGATCCTAAAGCCAGTTCAAATTCTTCTAAGCCTGGACCAGTTCGATCTAGTTCAAAGTCAGCTCTGGCAGATTTGTCCACCTCCTTGACACTCTCTCCAAGACCTGGTTCGGCAAGTAGGAGTCCTGGATCTGGTCCTGATAAAGGTCTCAGCTGTGGACCAAACAAGGAGGTCCAGAAGAGTCCTGGTTTTGCTCCAG GCTCCAGTGTGACTTCAAGCCCCCTGGGTCCTTTGGCCACCTCCAGCCCCAAAACCAGAACTACTGTTGCCTTGACAACAAGGGGAGGATCCACACCAGAGCCTGCAGCGGTGGGATCTGTCGGTGTGGAAATCAGCAGCACACCTCATAATACCAGCCTGACTCGGGGTCTCACCTTTGACTCCATCACCAAGACATCAGTGAAAACAGGCGCTGCTGTCAAGGAAGAACATTTGAAACTGCCTGCGACCAAAGTGGCAGCTGCAGGAGGACTGGCGATATCCCAGGGGGCCGTGCAAGGGGTCGATGTGACTGACAACCAAGGGTGGTCGCCAGGAGATACAAGCGTACTGTGCACCCTGCTGAGCAAACCAGGTCACCTGGGAGACCCAAATGCCATCACTGCTAGTAGCAACATCCCATCATCAAGGGCAATGGGTGCAGAGAgtaagaaagaagagaagataaTGCAGGAGAGTGGTAAACAGAAAGATGGTCTGGGGagttctctctctccctcctctcctcttcctcccccttcCACTCATCCAGCAAGCTCCAAGAGTAACAGGGAGGCAGCGACCATGACTGAACCCACTCAGAAGCTCCATCTGCAGGAAGTGGAGCAGAGGGAGGTGGGCGtccaggtggaggtggagtcGGTCGAACGTTCTGCCTCCACCAGCCCCACCCTGCACAGGGGAGCTCCCACCtcctctctgattggctcttCGAGCTGTCAGTCAGATAGTTTGACCTCGCCAATGGTCCCGTCATTGTTCGTCGTCCCTGCCGACCAACCGCCCCTCCAGCATGTCTGCAAGATTGACATTGAGATGTACAGCCAATCAGTGCTTCCCTCTGTTGTGACAGACAAGGCTAAATCCCTCCCTGCCTGTCTGCGTACGTACAGCTTTGAGCAGAGCCCCACACTTGCATCAGAGCTACATCttggacaaaaacaagacagagacGCAAGCGCTGACAGCATCtgggaggatgaagaggaggaggaggaggagaaagcaaGGGAGCAAaacaaggaggaagaggacaaaGAGGAAAGGGACGACATGGTGAAGCCACAAGAGGTGGCGTGGGACGAGCAGGGGATGACATGGGAGGTGTACGGTGCCTCGGTGGATCTGGAGTCCCTGGGTACAGCGATCCAGTCCCACCTCGAGTCAAAGATTCGGGAGCAGAAGAAACACATCAGGACTCTGAGGATGTCCATCTGCTCTGACAGCAGCCTGAGGGGGTGCAAGGTGAagaacaagaggaagaggagagcagGGATTTTGGGATGTTGCAGGAAGGCGCCCGCTGTGGCAGACTGA
- the LOC121889587 gene encoding G protein-regulated inducer of neurite outgrowth 3-like isoform X1, producing METSPNVSKRKKDVVQSECQIPGEEGLEEALSNTDPNANRGAEPNFNLNLNLTSPSNPRLKLHGGNKKDNGSKLGGKPGVKGTVTMETDKSASTLKTTVLSPGERDDPSRQKSKIPALSRSLTAEASVNSRGEQRLKSPNPTLIMTSPKPLRVEQTTITSNPRTTERVKTQILRSESANILNPKPHTAVMTEPTTKTTSKITVSLKMQTNRKEDVTQSPQTLHPPVSPTVHSQRGDLHVISPKLANRTPTINPKAPKSEPASTTAKLSEQTRHDSRTHSSEMSSVGPKSQNQRAESALLSTKTTQPSSLSPNPSTQRKARTSNMSGSKENFESKDLSTSSGSKSSSNSKAKTMSTDSLDAKTGSRMDSRDSLDSKMGMGSKSGMGSKDDLDPKNLKSSPSCKPGSEFNLSSKSDHSSSKPGPTRSTSKPSLVASGSKINPVASISPLSSRTGLSGSKDDHLKNADTSAKPSPDPKASSNSSKPGPVRSSSKSALADLSTSLTLSPRPGSASRSPGSGPDKGLSCGPNKEVQKSPGFAPGSSVTSSPLGPLATSSPKTRTTVALTTRGGSTPEPAAVGSVGVEISSTPHNTSLTRGLTFDSITKTSVKTGAAVKEEHLKLPATKVAAAGGLAISQGAVQGVDVTDNQGWSPGDTSVLCTLLSKPGHLGDPNAITASSNIPSSRAMGAESKKEEKIMQESGKQKDGLGSSLSPSSPLPPPSTHPASSKSNREAATMTEPTQKLHLQEVEQREVGVQVEVESVERSASTSPTLHRGAPTSSLIGSSSCQSDSLTSPMVPSLFVVPADQPPLQHVCKIDIEMYSQSVLPSVVTDKAKSLPACLRTYSFEQSPTLASELHLGQKQDRDASADSIWEDEEEEEEEKAREQNKEEEDKEERDDMVKPQEVAWDEQGMTWEVYGASVDLESLGTAIQSHLESKIREQKKHIRTLRMSICSDSSLRGCKVKNKRKRRAGILGCCRKAPAVAD from the exons ATGGAAACATCCCCAAATGTTTCTAAACGCAAGAAGGATGTCGTCCAATCAGAATGCCAGATCCCAGGAGAGGAAGGGCTTGAAGAAGCCCTCAGCAACACAGATCCTAATGCCAACAGGGGGGCAGAGCCTAACTTCAACCTCAACCTCAATCTGACTTCACCGAGCAACCCCCGCTTGAAGCTGCATGGTGGGAACAAAAAAGACAATGGGAGTAAATTAGGTGGGAAACCTGGGGTGAAAGGAACAGTTACTATGGAAACTGACAAGTCAGCAAGCACCCTAAAAACCACTGTGCTGTCACCAGGGGAGAGAGATGATCCTTCACggcaaaaaagcaaaattcCAGCGTTGTCTCGCTCACTAACAGCCGAGGCGTCAGTGAACAGCAGAGGCGAACAAAGGCTGAAATCCCCAAACCCAACACTCATCATGACAAGTCCAAAACCACTCCGGGTAGAGCAGACAACAATCACTAGCAACCCCAGAACGACCGAAAGAgtcaaaacacaaatactgagATCGGAATCTGCAAACATCTTGAACCCCAAACCACATACTGCAGTGATGACTGAACCAACAACAAAGACTACGAGCAAAATAACAGTAAGcctaaaaatgcaaacaaacaggaaagaagatGTGACCCAGTCACCTCAAACGCTACACCCTCCTGTAAGCCCAACTGTCCACAGTCAGAGAGGAGATTTACACGTCATCAGTCCAAAACTGGCCAATCGAACCCCTACAATTAATCCCAAAGCACCCAAATCAGAACCAGCAAGCACAACAGCAAAGTTAAGCGAGCAGACCAGACATGACTCAAGGACTCACAGTTCCGAGATGTCCTCTGTGGgtccaaaatcacaaaatcagAGGGCTGAATCAGCACTGCTCAGTACCAAAACCACCCAACCCAGTTCCCTGAGTCCTAATCCATCCACGCAGAGAAAAGCTAGAACCAGTAACATGTCAGGGTCCAAGGAGAACTTTGAGAGTAAAGATTTAAGCACTAGTTCAGGATCCAAATCCAGTTCAAATTCTAAAGCCAAGACAATGTCCACGGACAGTCTGGATGCTAAAACTGGCTCCAGGATGGACTCTAGAGATAGCCTTGATTCTAAGATGGGTATGGGTTCTAAATCTGGCATGGGGTCAAAGGATGATCTGGATCCTAAAAATCTTAAAAGCAGTCCAAGTTGTAAACCTGGATCTGAGTTTAATCTGAGCTCTAAATCTGATCATTCCAGCTCTAAACCTGGTCCGACCCGGTCCACTTCTAAACCTTCTCTGGTAGCCTCTGGCTCTAAGATCAACCCTGTTGCATCCATCTCTCCATTGTCCTCTAGAACTGGTCTATCAGGGTCCAAAGACGACCACCTCAAGAATGCAGACACCAGTGCTAAGCCCAGCCCAGATCCTAAAGCCAGTTCAAATTCTTCTAAGCCTGGACCAGTTCGATCTAGTTCAAAGTCAGCTCTGGCAGATTTGTCCACCTCCTTGACACTCTCTCCAAGACCTGGTTCGGCAAGTAGGAGTCCTGGATCTGGTCCTGATAAAGGTCTCAGCTGTGGACCAAACAAGGAGGTCCAGAAGAGTCCTGGTTTTGCTCCAG GCTCCAGTGTGACTTCAAGCCCCCTGGGTCCTTTGGCCACCTCCAGCCCCAAAACCAGAACTACTGTTGCCTTGACAACAAGGGGAGGATCCACACCAGAGCCTGCAGCGGTGGGATCTGTCGGTGTGGAAATCAGCAGCACACCTCATAATACCAGCCTGACTCGGGGTCTCACCTTTGACTCCATCACCAAGACATCAGTGAAAACAGGCGCTGCTGTCAAGGAAGAACATTTGAAACTGCCTGCGACCAAAGTGGCAGCTGCAGGAGGACTGGCGATATCCCAGGGGGCCGTGCAAGGGGTCGATGTGACTGACAACCAAGGGTGGTCGCCAGGAGATACAAGCGTACTGTGCACCCTGCTGAGCAAACCAGGTCACCTGGGAGACCCAAATGCCATCACTGCTAGTAGCAACATCCCATCATCAAGGGCAATGGGTGCAGAGAgtaagaaagaagagaagataaTGCAGGAGAGTGGTAAACAGAAAGATGGTCTGGGGagttctctctctccctcctctcctcttcctcccccttcCACTCATCCAGCAAGCTCCAAGAGTAACAGGGAGGCAGCGACCATGACTGAACCCACTCAGAAGCTCCATCTGCAGGAAGTGGAGCAGAGGGAGGTGGGCGtccaggtggaggtggagtcGGTCGAACGTTCTGCCTCCACCAGCCCCACCCTGCACAGGGGAGCTCCCACCtcctctctgattggctcttCGAGCTGTCAGTCAGATAGTTTGACCTCGCCAATGGTCCCGTCATTGTTCGTCGTCCCTGCCGACCAACCGCCCCTCCAGCATGTCTGCAAGATTGACATTGAGATGTACAGCCAATCAGTGCTTCCCTCTGTTGTGACAGACAAGGCTAAATCCCTCCCTGCCTGTCTGCGTACGTACAGCTTTGAGCAGAGCCCCACACTTGCATCAGAGCTACATCttggacaaaaacaagacagagacGCAAGCGCTGACAGCATCtgggaggatgaagaggaggaggaggaggagaaagcaaGGGAGCAAaacaaggaggaagaggacaaaGAGGAAAGGGACGACATGGTGAAGCCACAAGAGGTGGCGTGGGACGAGCAGGGGATGACATGGGAGGTGTACGGTGCCTCGGTGGATCTGGAGTCCCTGGGTACAGCGATCCAGTCCCACCTCGAGTCAAAGATTCGGGAGCAGAAGAAACACATCAGGACTCTGAGGATGTCCATCTGCTCTGACAGCAGCCTGAGGGGGTGCAAGGTGAagaacaagaggaagaggagagcagGGATTTTGGGATGTTGCAGGAAGGCGCCCGCTGTGGCAGACTGA